The following proteins are encoded in a genomic region of Arachis ipaensis cultivar K30076 chromosome B02, Araip1.1, whole genome shotgun sequence:
- the LOC107624954 gene encoding protein TIME FOR COFFEE isoform X1 produces the protein MREEVSSWRELENRRDQPWRLPPPPATVSTDAVGIEPSLSGSPQWFYCSFFAEEGVNKRGRSKRLRSSQSRREEGDEHSTEESVGNEQDDDIVQQDAGATATGSVNTTSSFAASDQILRRSYVPPPTLKVTDEMIGVAVPRKARSASVKRSNENCVSASGGGGDRNFRQQSNSPVEPASPSSSSVSVKKKMKAIGDSSETLKSQSSDIEIEIAELLYGLRTSKKNDTSSSKDADKKKVEECNSSHALVPCNSTTAELVSVQTEQSASVHCHGGNAVVNESGSSEAPNDVIGEDKNSGAECGVFTDGRSASPVREKPKWLTELDVEKQNSASTKVVPTVPGTSGQRVGKFEIDLMAPPPVMPSPEDDLSKGDVIPETKPWALNLEKKREDSSAKVEDMEKTFKREKTADETEEAKKVTLRERCDVLKHDLEKPNNVNDTSPSIKLEEQNSNKEQYTRLSNPKVEKTAQYSSMPLSTAGSGHPNSLSSVGCTMPSETVFKMDKATGSSTKFEHVKEVPSQPQPKRCATHHYIARNIFLHQQFTKMNALLAPSIGSASLCGTKPNNPSAESLVIGKQSQKHHAVQGKGSSATSDSSLTAVKNSNNANPTDSTQRMQLVLQQGSRPGSTSNLVHAPAYLLPPGQHQASVAAATSQAGLNSTTGALSYNKSHSSGARSLATSSTLPAVAASMSFSYPNFSTSDTPYVTIVQNNGYSFPFSTSLAGANAAIRGANPAQAPQILNGTCYPSQSIHPPQHPQQHPHSQVLVPPSYPNPSTSSSSSSYKQSQGAQFNGNSILTSPPMQSQQSQKQHASLSHHLKHETEVNRDNASSVVNRKSYPQKNVHGHNFTIPAQPVNLSFRPSVISDNVGGNSRNISDKQQQQQASKGGVETTPSQAFAISFGAYNGTNVPSNLNFSAVGQNPMIFHSLPDISWQGYQAASTPHSTQQRPYSITEGKSGGSSSHQEDEKKITHGKSSTNYGPTTLVFDNSSKNVNFMFSPSNGNWPNCTVASSSVTSVSSTAITSAPLSSNASSSQEPSLLHLQKQYGIQQSQQQPAMATWYKAPSTNINSATKFANDIPVFTQTQSKSSTQASNSRSSGRTMDSHLHHAPVITSNAPNLKSYSQEQGRISQGRMQISFGGDYTTPLPPQGQLISNNRPVSTTVAGTPPNGGNLMPNPEGRKVSSSMNTSSVNTQSQQTDNSSAGSGKKSSPVCGRNVPSILSSCPSQLSELKY, from the exons ATGAGAGAAGAAGTAAGCTCATGGAGAGAACTAGAGAATCGAAGAGATCAGCCATGGCGTCTTCCACCGCCGCCGGCAACGGTTTCCACAGACGCAGTAGGCATCGAACCATCGCTCTCAGGGAGTCCTCAG TGGTTTTACTGTTCGTTTTTCGCAGAGGAAGGTGTGAACAAGAGAGGGAGGAGCAAGAGATTGAGAAGCTCTCAGTCGCGCAGGGAGGAAGGCGACGAGCACAGCACCGAAGAGAGCGTCGGAAACGAGCAGGACGACGACATAGTACAGCAAGACGCCGGAGCTACTGCGACAGGTTCCGTCAATACGACGTCGTCGTTCGCCGCCTCCGATCAAATTCTTCGCCGGAGCTACGTTCCGCCGCCGACGCTAAAGGTCACGGACGAGATGATCGGCGTCGCGGTTCCGAGGAAAGCTCGTTCAG CATCTGTGAAAAGATCGAACGAAAATTGTGTCTCTGCAAGTGGCGGCGGCGGCGACCGGAATTTCCGGCAACAGTCGAATTCTCCGGTTGAGCCGGCATCTCCTTCTTCTTCGAGTGTTTCTGTGAAGAAAAAGATG AAAGCGATTGGTGATTCTTCTGAGACATTGAAATCGCAATCATCAGATATTGAGATTGAAATAGCTGAGCTTCTTTACGGTTTGAGGACTTCCAAGAAAAACGACACGTCGTCTTCTAAGGATGCTG ATAAAAAGAAAGTGGAGGAGTGCAACAGTTCTCATGCTTTAGTACCTTGTAATTCAACAACAGCAGAGTTGGTTAGTGTTCAAACTGAGCAATCTGCAAGTGTTCATTGTCACGGTGGTAATGCAGTTGTTAACGAAAGTGGATCATCAGAGGCTCCAAATGATGTCATAGGGGAAGATAAGAATTCAGGTGCCGAATGTGGTGTTTTCACTGATGGAAGATCAGCCTCCCCTGTGAGGGAAAAGCCGAAGTGGCTCACCGAGCTGGATGTTGAGAAACAGAATTCAGCTTCAACTAAAGT GGTACCTACTGTTCCGGGGACCAGTGGCCAAAGAGTAGGCAAGTTTGAGATTGATCTGATG GCTCCTCCTCCTGTGATGCCATCCCCTGAAGATGACTTATCAAAGGGTGATGTCATACCAGAGACTAAACCTTGGGCACTGAATTTGGAAAAG AAGAGAGAAGATAGCAGTGCGAAGGTTGAAGACATGGAAAAAACATTTAAGAGAGAAAAAACTGCAGATGAAACAGAAGAGGCAAAAAAGGTCACACTTAGAGAAAGATGTGATGTGCTAAAACATGATTTGGAGAAACCAAACAATGTTAATGATACAAGTCCAAGCATTAAGTTAGAAGAGCAGAATAGTAATAAGGAACAATATACTAGATTATCAAATCCCAAAGTTGAGAAAACtg CTCAATATAGCTCAATGCCTCTATCAACTGCTGGATCGGGTCATCCAAACAGTCTCTCTTCCGTTGG ATGCACAATGCCTTCAGAGACAGTTTTTAAGATGGACAAAGCCACAGGATCATCGACAAAGTTTGAG CATGTGAAGGAAGTTCCTTCTCAGCCACAACCAAAGAGATGTGCAACCCATCATTACATTGCTCGTAACATCTTCTTACACCAGCAGTTCACAAAAATGAACGCCCTTTTGGCACCATCTATTGGCTCTGCTTCGCTGTGTGGCACAAAGCCCAACAATCCCTCGGCAGAAAGTTTGGTTATTGGGAAGCAATCTCAGAAACACCATGCAGTACAGGGGAAAGGGTCATCTGCCACAAGTGATTCTAGTCTTACGGCAGTTaaaaattctaataatgccaatcCAACGGATTCAACACAAAGGATGCAGCTCGTGCTCCAGCAAGGTTCACGTCCTGGCTCAACTAGCAATCTAGTG CATGCTCCTGCTTATTTACTTCCTCCGGGTCAGCATCAAGCATCAGTAGCAGCAGCTACAAGTCAGGCAGGTTTAAATTCCACCACCGGTGCTTTGTCATATAATAAGTCCCATAGTTCAGGTGCCAGATCTCTTGCTACCTCTTCAACTTTGCCAGCAGTAGCAGCTTCAATGAGCtttagctacccaaatttttcaaCCAGTGATACTCCGTATGTGACAATAGTTCAAAATAATGGTTACTCATTCCCGTTTTCGACCTCATTGGCTGGGGCTAATGCAGCAATCAGAGGCGCAAACCCTGCACAGGCACCACAAATACTCAATGGGACTTGCTACCCTTCTCAATCAATTCATCCTCCTCAGCATCCACAACAGCACCCTCATTCACAAGTACTGGTTCCACCAAGTTATCCCAATCCAAGCACATCGAGCAGTTCATCATCATATAAGCAGTCACAGGGTGCACAGTTTAATGGCAATAGCATTTTGACCTCTCCACCTATGCAATCACAACAGTCACAAAAGCAACACGCCTCGCTGTCCCACCATCTCAAGCATGAAACTGAGGTTAACAGAGACAATGCCTCATCTGTTGTGAATCGAAAATCTTACCCACAGAAGAACGTGCATGGACACAACTTCACAATTCCAGCTCAGCCAGTGAACTTATCTTTCCGGCCATCTGTAATTTCAGACAATGTCGGTGGAAACAGCCGGAATATCAGTGACAAGCAACAACAGCAACAGGCTTCTAAAGGCGGAGTGGAGACTACACCATCTCAAGCATTTGCAATATCATTTGGTGCATATAATGGGACAAACGTTCCTTCAAACCTTAACTTCTCAGCTGTGGGACAGAACCCCATGATATTTCATAGCCTGCCTGATATTTCATGGCAAGGATATCAAGCTGCAAGTACACCTCATTCTACTCAGCAAAGGCCTTATTCAATAACTGAAGGGAAGAGTGGAGGTAGTTCTTCCCATCAAGAAGATGAGAAGAAAATCACTCATGGAAAATCATCAACCAATTATGGACCAACAACTCTTGTTTTTGATAATTCATCAAAGAATGTTAACTTTATGTTTTCTCCTTCAAACGGAAACTGGCCTAATTGCACTGTTGCTTCAAGTTCAGTAACAAGTGTGTCTTCAACTGCAATAACAAGTGCGCCTCTTTCTAGTAATGCCTCAAGTTCTCAAGAGCCATCATTGCTTCATCTTCAGAAGCAGTATGGTATTCAACAGTCACAGCAGCAGCCTGCTATGGCTACTTGGTATAAAGCACCATCCACCAATATCAATTCGGCTACAAAGTTTGCCAATGATATCCCTGTTTTCACACAAACTCAAAGCAAAAGTTCTACCCAAGCTTCTAACTCTAGGAGCTCAGGAAGAACCATGGATTCTCATCTTCATCATGCACCTGTTATAACATCTAATGCTCCAAACCTCAAAAGTTATTCTCAGGAGCAAGGAAGAATTTCACAGGGTCGTATGCAAATTTCATTTGGGGGAGATTACACAACCCCCCTGCCACCGCAAGGGCAACTAATCAGTAACAACCGACCTGTGTCTACAACAGTTGCAGGCACTCCACCTAATGGGGGCAATTTGATGCCAAATCCAGAGGGAAGGAAAGTTAGTTCATCGATGAACACTTCATCAGTGAACACTCAATCGCAACAAACTGATAATTCTTCTGCTGGGAGTGGTAAAAAATCTTCTCCAGTTTGTGGGAGAAATGTTCCTTCAATTTTAAGCTCATGCCCCAGCCAACTATCTGAGCTAAAGTATTAA
- the LOC107624954 gene encoding protein TIME FOR COFFEE isoform X2 gives MERTRESKRSAMASSTAAGNGFHRRSRHRTIALRESSEEGVNKRGRSKRLRSSQSRREEGDEHSTEESVGNEQDDDIVQQDAGATATGSVNTTSSFAASDQILRRSYVPPPTLKVTDEMIGVAVPRKARSASVKRSNENCVSASGGGGDRNFRQQSNSPVEPASPSSSSVSVKKKMKAIGDSSETLKSQSSDIEIEIAELLYGLRTSKKNDTSSSKDADKKKVEECNSSHALVPCNSTTAELVSVQTEQSASVHCHGGNAVVNESGSSEAPNDVIGEDKNSGAECGVFTDGRSASPVREKPKWLTELDVEKQNSASTKVVPTVPGTSGQRVGKFEIDLMAPPPVMPSPEDDLSKGDVIPETKPWALNLEKKREDSSAKVEDMEKTFKREKTADETEEAKKVTLRERCDVLKHDLEKPNNVNDTSPSIKLEEQNSNKEQYTRLSNPKVEKTAQYSSMPLSTAGSGHPNSLSSVGCTMPSETVFKMDKATGSSTKFEHVKEVPSQPQPKRCATHHYIARNIFLHQQFTKMNALLAPSIGSASLCGTKPNNPSAESLVIGKQSQKHHAVQGKGSSATSDSSLTAVKNSNNANPTDSTQRMQLVLQQGSRPGSTSNLVHAPAYLLPPGQHQASVAAATSQAGLNSTTGALSYNKSHSSGARSLATSSTLPAVAASMSFSYPNFSTSDTPYVTIVQNNGYSFPFSTSLAGANAAIRGANPAQAPQILNGTCYPSQSIHPPQHPQQHPHSQVLVPPSYPNPSTSSSSSSYKQSQGAQFNGNSILTSPPMQSQQSQKQHASLSHHLKHETEVNRDNASSVVNRKSYPQKNVHGHNFTIPAQPVNLSFRPSVISDNVGGNSRNISDKQQQQQASKGGVETTPSQAFAISFGAYNGTNVPSNLNFSAVGQNPMIFHSLPDISWQGYQAASTPHSTQQRPYSITEGKSGGSSSHQEDEKKITHGKSSTNYGPTTLVFDNSSKNVNFMFSPSNGNWPNCTVASSSVTSVSSTAITSAPLSSNASSSQEPSLLHLQKQYGIQQSQQQPAMATWYKAPSTNINSATKFANDIPVFTQTQSKSSTQASNSRSSGRTMDSHLHHAPVITSNAPNLKSYSQEQGRISQGRMQISFGGDYTTPLPPQGQLISNNRPVSTTVAGTPPNGGNLMPNPEGRKVSSSMNTSSVNTQSQQTDNSSAGSGKKSSPVCGRNVPSILSSCPSQLSELKY, from the exons ATGGAGAGAACTAGAGAATCGAAGAGATCAGCCATGGCGTCTTCCACCGCCGCCGGCAACGGTTTCCACAGACGCAGTAGGCATCGAACCATCGCTCTCAGGGAGTCCTCAG AGGAAGGTGTGAACAAGAGAGGGAGGAGCAAGAGATTGAGAAGCTCTCAGTCGCGCAGGGAGGAAGGCGACGAGCACAGCACCGAAGAGAGCGTCGGAAACGAGCAGGACGACGACATAGTACAGCAAGACGCCGGAGCTACTGCGACAGGTTCCGTCAATACGACGTCGTCGTTCGCCGCCTCCGATCAAATTCTTCGCCGGAGCTACGTTCCGCCGCCGACGCTAAAGGTCACGGACGAGATGATCGGCGTCGCGGTTCCGAGGAAAGCTCGTTCAG CATCTGTGAAAAGATCGAACGAAAATTGTGTCTCTGCAAGTGGCGGCGGCGGCGACCGGAATTTCCGGCAACAGTCGAATTCTCCGGTTGAGCCGGCATCTCCTTCTTCTTCGAGTGTTTCTGTGAAGAAAAAGATG AAAGCGATTGGTGATTCTTCTGAGACATTGAAATCGCAATCATCAGATATTGAGATTGAAATAGCTGAGCTTCTTTACGGTTTGAGGACTTCCAAGAAAAACGACACGTCGTCTTCTAAGGATGCTG ATAAAAAGAAAGTGGAGGAGTGCAACAGTTCTCATGCTTTAGTACCTTGTAATTCAACAACAGCAGAGTTGGTTAGTGTTCAAACTGAGCAATCTGCAAGTGTTCATTGTCACGGTGGTAATGCAGTTGTTAACGAAAGTGGATCATCAGAGGCTCCAAATGATGTCATAGGGGAAGATAAGAATTCAGGTGCCGAATGTGGTGTTTTCACTGATGGAAGATCAGCCTCCCCTGTGAGGGAAAAGCCGAAGTGGCTCACCGAGCTGGATGTTGAGAAACAGAATTCAGCTTCAACTAAAGT GGTACCTACTGTTCCGGGGACCAGTGGCCAAAGAGTAGGCAAGTTTGAGATTGATCTGATG GCTCCTCCTCCTGTGATGCCATCCCCTGAAGATGACTTATCAAAGGGTGATGTCATACCAGAGACTAAACCTTGGGCACTGAATTTGGAAAAG AAGAGAGAAGATAGCAGTGCGAAGGTTGAAGACATGGAAAAAACATTTAAGAGAGAAAAAACTGCAGATGAAACAGAAGAGGCAAAAAAGGTCACACTTAGAGAAAGATGTGATGTGCTAAAACATGATTTGGAGAAACCAAACAATGTTAATGATACAAGTCCAAGCATTAAGTTAGAAGAGCAGAATAGTAATAAGGAACAATATACTAGATTATCAAATCCCAAAGTTGAGAAAACtg CTCAATATAGCTCAATGCCTCTATCAACTGCTGGATCGGGTCATCCAAACAGTCTCTCTTCCGTTGG ATGCACAATGCCTTCAGAGACAGTTTTTAAGATGGACAAAGCCACAGGATCATCGACAAAGTTTGAG CATGTGAAGGAAGTTCCTTCTCAGCCACAACCAAAGAGATGTGCAACCCATCATTACATTGCTCGTAACATCTTCTTACACCAGCAGTTCACAAAAATGAACGCCCTTTTGGCACCATCTATTGGCTCTGCTTCGCTGTGTGGCACAAAGCCCAACAATCCCTCGGCAGAAAGTTTGGTTATTGGGAAGCAATCTCAGAAACACCATGCAGTACAGGGGAAAGGGTCATCTGCCACAAGTGATTCTAGTCTTACGGCAGTTaaaaattctaataatgccaatcCAACGGATTCAACACAAAGGATGCAGCTCGTGCTCCAGCAAGGTTCACGTCCTGGCTCAACTAGCAATCTAGTG CATGCTCCTGCTTATTTACTTCCTCCGGGTCAGCATCAAGCATCAGTAGCAGCAGCTACAAGTCAGGCAGGTTTAAATTCCACCACCGGTGCTTTGTCATATAATAAGTCCCATAGTTCAGGTGCCAGATCTCTTGCTACCTCTTCAACTTTGCCAGCAGTAGCAGCTTCAATGAGCtttagctacccaaatttttcaaCCAGTGATACTCCGTATGTGACAATAGTTCAAAATAATGGTTACTCATTCCCGTTTTCGACCTCATTGGCTGGGGCTAATGCAGCAATCAGAGGCGCAAACCCTGCACAGGCACCACAAATACTCAATGGGACTTGCTACCCTTCTCAATCAATTCATCCTCCTCAGCATCCACAACAGCACCCTCATTCACAAGTACTGGTTCCACCAAGTTATCCCAATCCAAGCACATCGAGCAGTTCATCATCATATAAGCAGTCACAGGGTGCACAGTTTAATGGCAATAGCATTTTGACCTCTCCACCTATGCAATCACAACAGTCACAAAAGCAACACGCCTCGCTGTCCCACCATCTCAAGCATGAAACTGAGGTTAACAGAGACAATGCCTCATCTGTTGTGAATCGAAAATCTTACCCACAGAAGAACGTGCATGGACACAACTTCACAATTCCAGCTCAGCCAGTGAACTTATCTTTCCGGCCATCTGTAATTTCAGACAATGTCGGTGGAAACAGCCGGAATATCAGTGACAAGCAACAACAGCAACAGGCTTCTAAAGGCGGAGTGGAGACTACACCATCTCAAGCATTTGCAATATCATTTGGTGCATATAATGGGACAAACGTTCCTTCAAACCTTAACTTCTCAGCTGTGGGACAGAACCCCATGATATTTCATAGCCTGCCTGATATTTCATGGCAAGGATATCAAGCTGCAAGTACACCTCATTCTACTCAGCAAAGGCCTTATTCAATAACTGAAGGGAAGAGTGGAGGTAGTTCTTCCCATCAAGAAGATGAGAAGAAAATCACTCATGGAAAATCATCAACCAATTATGGACCAACAACTCTTGTTTTTGATAATTCATCAAAGAATGTTAACTTTATGTTTTCTCCTTCAAACGGAAACTGGCCTAATTGCACTGTTGCTTCAAGTTCAGTAACAAGTGTGTCTTCAACTGCAATAACAAGTGCGCCTCTTTCTAGTAATGCCTCAAGTTCTCAAGAGCCATCATTGCTTCATCTTCAGAAGCAGTATGGTATTCAACAGTCACAGCAGCAGCCTGCTATGGCTACTTGGTATAAAGCACCATCCACCAATATCAATTCGGCTACAAAGTTTGCCAATGATATCCCTGTTTTCACACAAACTCAAAGCAAAAGTTCTACCCAAGCTTCTAACTCTAGGAGCTCAGGAAGAACCATGGATTCTCATCTTCATCATGCACCTGTTATAACATCTAATGCTCCAAACCTCAAAAGTTATTCTCAGGAGCAAGGAAGAATTTCACAGGGTCGTATGCAAATTTCATTTGGGGGAGATTACACAACCCCCCTGCCACCGCAAGGGCAACTAATCAGTAACAACCGACCTGTGTCTACAACAGTTGCAGGCACTCCACCTAATGGGGGCAATTTGATGCCAAATCCAGAGGGAAGGAAAGTTAGTTCATCGATGAACACTTCATCAGTGAACACTCAATCGCAACAAACTGATAATTCTTCTGCTGGGAGTGGTAAAAAATCTTCTCCAGTTTGTGGGAGAAATGTTCCTTCAATTTTAAGCTCATGCCCCAGCCAACTATCTGAGCTAAAGTATTAA
- the LOC110268712 gene encoding uncharacterized protein LOC110268712, with protein sequence MRIFRKLISGHVMVIEYTVMSFGLTNAPAVFMDYMNRIFRPYLDKFVIVFIDDILVYSKTEEEHADHLRTVLQILRDRKLYAKLSKCEFWKSEVKFLGHVVSKQGIAVDPAKVEAVMNWERPTSVTEIRSFLGLAGYCRRFIKGFSQLALPLTKLTRKDTPFIWTPECEESFQALKHRLTTAPVLVLP encoded by the coding sequence atgaGGATATTCCGAAAACTGATTTCAGGACACGTTATGGTCATTGAGTATACagtgatgtcttttgggttaactaatgctccggcagtatttatggattatatgaataGGATTTTTCGACCGTAtctggacaagtttgttattgtcttcattgatgacattcttGTTTATTCTAAGACTGAAGAGGAGCATGCTGATCACTTGCGAACTGTGCTACAAATTCTGAGAGataggaagttatatgctaagttatctaaatgtgagttctggaagagtgaagtgaagtttctcggccacgtggtgagtaagcaggggatagctgtggatcctgctaaggtagaagcagtgatgaattgggagcgaccaacttcagtgacagagatcaggagtttcctaggtttggcggGGTATTGTCGTAGATTCATTAAGGGATTTTCacagctcgccttacctttaactaaattgactaggaaggatacgcCTTTTATCTGGACTCCGGAATGTGAAGAGAGTTTCCAGGCATTGAAGCACAGGTTGACTACTGCACCTGTATTGGTATTACCTTAA